From the Longimicrobiaceae bacterium genome, the window GAAGACCGCCACCCCCGAGACGCTGATGGCGAGCGCGCGCACGGCCGCCCACGGGTTGGTGGCGAAGAGCGCGGAGATGCCGCCGAGCAACAGGAAGCCCAGCAGGAGCGCGTCCACCCCCGCGGCGCGCGTCCGGCGCGCGGAGCCCAGGGCGAGGATCCCCGCCAGGAAGGCGGTGAGGTGCAGGACCGCCTCCTTGGGGACGAAGAAGCGGTCCAGCTCGAACACCCGGTAGGTGGCGGCGGCCAGCACCACGGCCAGGGCGCCGAGCTGGAGGACCCGGAGCGCCAGGCGCTCGGCGCGCGACGGCTCCACGGGGAGCAGGTCGTGCGGCGGGAGATCGTGCGTCGGTGGAATCACGGCGTCGGTGCGCGGGCTTCCTGTGCGGGTGGCGTGCTCCCGCTAGAATACGGCCCCGGCGGGGCCGCGTCCATGCCCGCCGCGCGGCCAGCCCGCTACGGCGGGCCGATCCACTGCCGCACCTCGTCCAGCACCGACTGCGGCTCGCACGGCTTGGTGAGGAAGCTGTCGCACCCCACGCGGCCGGCGCGCTCGCGGTCCTCCTCCAGCGCCGCCGCGGTGAGGATCACCACGGGGATGTCCGACACGCCCGGGTCGGTCTTGAGGCGCTCCGTCGCCCGCCACCCGTCCAGCACGGGGAGGTGCGCGTCCATGAGGACGAGGTCCGGGCGGTGCCGCACGGCGGCGTCCACCGCCGCCCTGCCGTCCACGGCCTCCAGCACCCCGTAGCCGTGGTGGCGCAGCAGGGTCGTCATGATGTCCCGGTGGTCGGGGTCGTCCTCGACGACGAGCACGGTCTTCGGCGTCATGCGTCTGCAGGGCGGCGTCGGGGCGCGGCGGCGAAAAAAACGCCGCCAGCCCTCGACCGTGAATCGAGATTGCTGGCGGCCCGGCTGGCGTGGCGATCGCGTCGCGGTAGCCCCGTGGCTCTGCGCCCCCGCCTTTCGGCGGGTTTGCTCTGAGCAGCATGGTTGTCCGCCCGGCCCCTGGCGGGGCCGCGGCGCCGCGGAGGGGGTGCAAGAAGCGTACGAAGCGCGGCGGCCGGGGCCTCAGCCCGCGGCCCCCGCGTCCCTGCGCAGCATGGCGTCCACGCGCCGGGCGAGCTCCGGGTCGGCGGGGCGCCGGGCGAGGTAGAACTCCTCGTAGTACGCCCGGAGGAACCCGGCCGTCGGCGCGGCGATCAGCAC encodes:
- a CDS encoding response regulator, translating into MTPKTVLVVEDDPDHRDIMTTLLRHHGYGVLEAVDGRAAVDAAVRHRPDLVLMDAHLPVLDGWRATERLKTDPGVSDIPVVILTAAALEEDRERAGRVGCDSFLTKPCEPQSVLDEVRQWIGPP